One Bacillus sp. (in: firmicutes) DNA segment encodes these proteins:
- a CDS encoding DUF5342 family protein — protein sequence MILHFQYQSLYNQKLPGWHISFYYRGKKYEAIYHQNGQIEWETAVPEKEEEIKKHIHELMLFHVYDGS from the coding sequence ATGATTTTGCATTTTCAATACCAATCACTGTACAATCAAAAATTACCTGGATGGCATATTTCGTTTTATTATCGTGGAAAAAAATACGAAGCGATTTATCATCAAAATGGGCAAATTGAGTGGGAAACAGCTGTTCCAGAAAAAGAAGAAGAGATCAAAAAGCATATTCACGAATTAATGCTTTTTCATGTATATGACGGTTCATAA
- a CDS encoding DUF445 family protein, translated as MEVVLMILFMMVIGAMIGGLTNSLAIKMLFRPYRTYYIGKWRVPFTPGLIPKRRGELAEQLGRMVVDHLLTPDSLKKKLTDKAFQKEIQRWLASVAEQWIQSEKPIEDVFTRFGFTDSKRKLHLWLERWTDQKIIHFIETNGDRAIKEVLPKEWVAVLDQKVQSFTPFIIQKLTAFFESDKGKEKIQQMVDDFLKERGMLGNMLQMFLGNMSLVDKIQPEITKFFQNDGTKHLISELIESEWNRMKDKSINEWLASFDHQKIYSSVKEIVSSTVQIDWMLDKPVYSVLAPYEKTILDVTVPSVVTQGTSWLTAKIENIIQTLRLQEIVKEQVESFSVERLEEMVLSISKKEFKMITYLGALLGGIIGLIQGLIVFFLT; from the coding sequence ATGGAAGTCGTGTTGATGATATTGTTCATGATGGTGATTGGGGCGATGATTGGGGGATTGACAAACTCATTAGCGATTAAAATGCTATTTCGCCCGTATCGGACGTATTACATAGGGAAATGGCGTGTTCCTTTTACTCCTGGACTAATTCCGAAGAGAAGAGGAGAATTAGCGGAACAATTAGGTCGAATGGTAGTCGACCATTTACTTACACCAGATAGTCTAAAGAAAAAATTAACCGACAAAGCGTTTCAAAAAGAAATTCAACGATGGTTAGCGAGTGTGGCCGAGCAGTGGATTCAATCGGAGAAACCGATTGAAGATGTGTTCACTCGTTTTGGCTTTACCGATTCTAAAAGAAAATTGCATTTATGGCTCGAACGCTGGACAGATCAAAAAATTATTCACTTTATAGAAACGAATGGAGACCGTGCAATTAAGGAGGTGCTCCCAAAAGAGTGGGTGGCTGTTCTTGATCAGAAAGTACAGTCTTTTACCCCGTTTATTATACAAAAGCTTACTGCTTTTTTTGAAAGCGATAAAGGAAAAGAAAAGATTCAACAAATGGTTGATGACTTTTTAAAAGAGCGAGGCATGTTAGGAAACATGCTGCAAATGTTTTTAGGCAATATGTCATTAGTAGATAAAATCCAACCGGAAATAACTAAATTTTTCCAAAATGATGGAACGAAGCATTTAATTTCGGAACTTATTGAATCCGAATGGAATCGAATGAAAGATAAGTCTATAAATGAATGGCTTGCTTCCTTTGATCATCAGAAAATATATTCTTCGGTGAAAGAAATCGTATCTTCAACGGTTCAAATCGATTGGATGTTGGACAAACCTGTGTATTCTGTATTGGCTCCATACGAAAAAACGATTCTTGATGTAACCGTTCCATCGGTTGTGACTCAAGGGACTAGCTGGCTCACAGCGAAAATTGAAAATATTATTCAAACATTAAGATTGCAAGAAATTGTAAAAGAACAAGTTGAATCCTTCTCTGTTGAGCGTTTAGAAGAAATGGTGTTATCGATTTCGAAAAAAGAATTTAAAATGATTACGTATTTAGGGGCATTACTTGGTGGAATTATCGGTTTGATACAAGGCCTTATTGTCTTTTTCCTCACATAA
- the ugpC gene encoding sn-glycerol-3-phosphate ABC transporter ATP-binding protein UgpC → MAELRLEHVYKIYDKNVTAVKDFNLHIKDKEFIVFVGPSGCGKSTTLRMIAGLEEISKGDFYIDGKRVNDVPPKDRDIAMVFQNYALYPHMTVYDNMAFGLKLRKFPKDEIDRRVREAAKILGLEPYLDRKPKALSGGQRQRVALGRAIVRDAKVFLMDEPLSNLDAKLRVQMRAEIIKLHQRLQTTTIYVTHDQTEAMTMATRIVVMKDGVIQQVGTPKEVYENPENVFVGGFIGSPAMNFFNGTLQDGQFVMGDTVIAVPEGKMKVLRGENYVGKEVILGIRPEDIHDEPVFIESSQNTAVNIHVDVAELTGAELTIYGQVSGQDLVARIDSRSNIKAGQKLQLAFDMNKAHFFDVETEQRIRAKN, encoded by the coding sequence ATGGCTGAATTGAGACTTGAGCATGTGTACAAAATTTACGATAAAAATGTTACTGCTGTAAAAGACTTCAACTTACATATTAAAGATAAAGAATTCATCGTTTTCGTTGGCCCTTCTGGATGCGGAAAATCAACAACATTACGTATGATCGCAGGACTTGAAGAAATTTCAAAAGGAGATTTTTATATCGATGGAAAGCGCGTAAACGATGTCCCGCCAAAAGATCGTGATATTGCAATGGTATTCCAAAACTATGCACTTTATCCACATATGACGGTATATGATAACATGGCATTCGGATTAAAGTTAAGAAAGTTCCCGAAGGATGAAATTGATCGTCGTGTTCGGGAAGCGGCGAAAATTTTAGGACTCGAGCCGTATTTAGATCGAAAACCAAAGGCGTTATCTGGTGGTCAACGTCAGCGGGTGGCCCTTGGTCGTGCGATTGTTCGTGATGCCAAAGTATTCTTAATGGACGAGCCGCTCTCCAACTTAGATGCAAAGCTTCGTGTTCAAATGCGTGCTGAAATCATAAAATTACATCAGCGTTTACAAACGACTACGATTTATGTAACCCATGACCAAACAGAAGCAATGACGATGGCTACGCGGATCGTCGTGATGAAAGACGGTGTGATTCAACAAGTCGGAACTCCTAAAGAAGTGTATGAAAATCCAGAAAACGTATTTGTTGGAGGCTTCATCGGCTCACCTGCGATGAACTTCTTTAATGGAACATTACAAGACGGTCAATTTGTTATGGGAGATACAGTAATAGCCGTCCCAGAAGGTAAAATGAAAGTGCTTCGTGGGGAAAATTATGTCGGTAAAGAAGTCATTTTAGGTATTCGCCCTGAAGACATCCATGACGAGCCAGTCTTTATTGAGTCTTCTCAAAACACAGCGGTTAACATTCATGTGGATGTTGCAGAATTAACTGGAGCGGAATTAACGATTTACGGTCAAGTGAGCGGCCAAGATCTTGTTGCTCGTATCGATTCTCGTAGCAATATTAAAGCAGGACAAAAACTTCAGCTAGCGTTTGATATGAATAAAGCACATTTCTTTGATGTAGAAACGGAACAACGTATTCGTGCGAAAAACTAA
- the fumC gene encoding class II fumarate hydratase yields the protein MNERIERDTLGEVRVPANKYWGAQTQRSLENFRIGTEVMPLEVVYAYALIKKAAAEVNFASGLLSEKKKNAIVAVCDQINSGQLDAHFPLRVWQTGSGTQTNMNVNEVIAYLANEKLRAEGHSEVVHPNDDVNKSQSSNDTFPTAMHIAIFRQLHEQFIPVANSLIETLKNKEQQFAHLVKIGRTHLQDATPLTLGQEISGWRYMIEKSKEMVEQAAEQLLSLAIGGTAVGTGLNTPPQFGQKVAEKLAEYTGYSFYSSPNKFHSLTSHDEIVYVHGALKALAADMMKIANDIRWLASGPRCGIGELQIPSNEPGSSIMPGKVNPTQSEAITMVAVQVFGNDATIGFAASQGNFELNVFKPVIVYNALQSIRLLADGIRSFHEKCLKGLEANEEVIQKNVNRSLMLVTALNPYIGYENAAKIAKFAYENGITLKEAALQLGLVTEEQFDQWVNPATMIGNNKNE from the coding sequence TTGAATGAACGGATTGAACGAGACACATTAGGGGAAGTGCGGGTTCCTGCAAATAAGTATTGGGGAGCGCAAACCCAGCGAAGTTTAGAAAACTTTCGAATTGGAACTGAAGTGATGCCGCTTGAAGTGGTATATGCGTACGCATTAATAAAAAAAGCCGCGGCAGAAGTGAACTTTGCCTCCGGACTGCTTTCGGAAAAAAAGAAAAACGCCATTGTGGCCGTTTGTGACCAAATTAACAGTGGTCAATTAGACGCACATTTTCCGTTACGTGTTTGGCAAACGGGAAGCGGTACGCAAACAAACATGAACGTTAATGAAGTGATCGCGTATTTAGCGAATGAAAAATTACGTGCAGAAGGTCACTCGGAAGTTGTGCATCCGAACGATGATGTGAATAAATCGCAAAGTTCTAACGACACGTTTCCAACCGCGATGCATATTGCGATTTTTCGACAACTTCATGAACAATTTATTCCGGTAGCCAATTCTTTAATAGAGACGTTAAAGAACAAAGAACAACAATTTGCCCATCTTGTAAAAATTGGACGAACCCATTTACAAGATGCGACACCGCTCACTCTTGGTCAAGAAATTAGCGGTTGGCGCTATATGATAGAAAAAAGCAAAGAAATGGTGGAACAGGCAGCCGAGCAGCTGTTAAGTTTGGCAATTGGCGGTACAGCTGTTGGAACAGGGCTCAATACTCCACCTCAATTCGGTCAAAAAGTAGCCGAAAAACTGGCGGAATACACGGGTTATTCGTTTTATTCGTCTCCGAATAAATTTCACTCTTTAACAAGTCATGATGAAATTGTTTATGTTCATGGGGCATTAAAAGCGCTCGCAGCAGATATGATGAAAATTGCGAATGATATCCGTTGGTTAGCAAGCGGACCGAGATGTGGAATCGGAGAACTCCAAATCCCTTCAAACGAACCTGGAAGTTCCATTATGCCAGGGAAGGTCAATCCAACGCAAAGTGAAGCGATCACAATGGTGGCAGTACAAGTTTTCGGAAATGATGCCACCATTGGATTTGCAGCAAGTCAAGGAAATTTCGAGTTAAATGTTTTTAAACCGGTCATTGTCTATAATGCTCTTCAATCTATCCGTTTATTAGCTGATGGCATCCGCTCGTTTCATGAAAAGTGCCTGAAAGGTCTTGAAGCAAACGAAGAAGTGATTCAAAAAAATGTGAATCGTTCACTTATGTTAGTTACGGCGTTAAATCCTTATATCGGCTATGAAAATGCGGCGAAAATCGCGAAGTTTGCGTATGAAAATGGAATTACGTTAAAAGAAGCGGCACTACAACTAGGACTCGTTACCGAAGAGCAATTTGACCAGTGGGTGAATCCTGCTACTATGATCGGTAACAATAAAAATGAGTAA
- a CDS encoding coproporphyrinogen III oxidase, whose translation MHIQIHGLQDDRFQRQLQLIGNLFFEETDVSFQPTVGADLDIRFQLHITDVVDVTCELIPPEGEMVQAHFRGPIDGTASEKEQFKQIKNAVSHVYLSVLQQHTGIRQKWGILTGVRPTKLLHRKLKSGMSKDIAHQQLKDDYLITDEKIQLMQAIVDRQLAVVPDLYSLQNEVSIYIGIPFCPTKCAYCTFPAYAIQGKQGRVDSFLAGLHYEMQQIGQWLKEKGIKITTIYYGGGTPTSITAEEMDLLYEEMYRSFPDVESIREITVEAGRPDTITPEKLNVLKKWNIDRISINPQSYIQETLKAIGRHHTVEETIEKFHLARDMGMNNINMDLIIGLPGEGLKEFEHTLNETEKLMPESLTVHTLSFKRASEMTQNKEKYQVAPREEVEQMMNRAEQWTNDHGYVPYYLYRQKNILGNLENVGYAKPGQESIYNIVIMEEVQTIIGLGCGASSKFIDPKTGKIEHFANPKDPKSYNEGFKEYTDKKLAILNELYKDIPSNVSN comes from the coding sequence ATGCACATTCAAATACATGGACTTCAAGATGATCGTTTTCAACGTCAGCTCCAATTGATTGGTAACTTATTTTTTGAAGAAACGGACGTCTCCTTTCAACCGACAGTCGGGGCGGATTTAGACATCCGCTTTCAATTGCATATCACGGACGTCGTGGACGTGACATGTGAACTTATCCCACCGGAAGGAGAAATGGTACAAGCCCATTTTCGTGGACCTATTGATGGAACAGCTTCGGAAAAAGAGCAATTTAAGCAAATAAAAAATGCCGTTTCTCATGTGTATTTATCCGTTTTACAACAGCATACAGGCATTCGACAAAAATGGGGAATATTAACAGGGGTTCGCCCAACAAAGCTGTTACACCGAAAATTGAAAAGTGGAATGAGCAAAGACATCGCTCATCAGCAGCTAAAAGACGACTATTTAATTACGGATGAAAAAATTCAATTAATGCAAGCCATCGTCGACCGTCAATTAGCCGTCGTTCCTGACCTCTATTCGTTACAAAATGAAGTCAGCATTTATATCGGGATTCCGTTTTGTCCAACGAAATGTGCTTACTGCACGTTCCCGGCTTATGCGATTCAAGGAAAGCAAGGACGGGTTGACTCCTTCTTAGCAGGCTTACACTACGAAATGCAACAAATCGGACAGTGGCTGAAGGAAAAAGGCATAAAAATTACAACAATTTATTATGGGGGCGGTACGCCAACGTCCATTACGGCGGAAGAAATGGATTTATTATATGAAGAAATGTACCGTTCGTTCCCTGATGTTGAAAGCATTCGAGAAATTACGGTCGAAGCGGGCCGTCCAGATACGATTACACCGGAAAAATTAAATGTTTTAAAAAAGTGGAACATTGATCGGATTAGCATTAATCCGCAATCGTATATTCAAGAAACGTTAAAAGCGATTGGGCGTCATCATACGGTAGAAGAAACGATTGAAAAGTTCCATCTTGCCCGTGATATGGGAATGAACAATATTAATATGGACTTAATTATCGGCTTACCAGGTGAAGGGCTGAAAGAATTTGAGCATACGTTGAATGAAACCGAAAAGCTGATGCCGGAATCATTAACCGTCCATACGCTTTCGTTTAAACGAGCTTCTGAAATGACCCAAAATAAAGAAAAATATCAAGTCGCCCCACGGGAAGAAGTGGAACAAATGATGAACCGTGCAGAACAATGGACAAATGATCACGGTTATGTTCCGTATTACTTGTACCGTCAAAAAAATATTTTAGGGAACTTAGAGAACGTTGGTTATGCAAAACCTGGTCAAGAAAGTATTTATAACATTGTGATCATGGAGGAAGTACAGACAATTATTGGTCTAGGTTGTGGAGCTTCAAGTAAATTCATTGACCCAAAAACCGGAAAAATCGAGCATTTTGCAAATCCAAAAGATCCGAAGTCATACAATGAAGGGTTTAAAGAATATACCGATAAAAAGCTGGCCATTTTAAACGAACTTTACAAAGATATTCCTTCTAACGTGTCCAATTAA
- a CDS encoding metal-sensitive transcriptional regulator, translating to MEYSQDIKNRLRRLEGQVRGVLRMMEEEKHCKDVVTQLSAIRSAVDRSIGLIVAKNLEACIREANKKGTNAEEAIQEAVQMLVKSR from the coding sequence ATGGAATATTCACAAGATATAAAAAATCGCTTGCGCCGGTTAGAAGGTCAAGTCCGAGGGGTATTACGTATGATGGAGGAAGAAAAACATTGTAAAGATGTGGTGACTCAACTTTCTGCTATCCGTTCAGCTGTTGACCGCTCCATTGGCCTAATTGTCGCCAAAAACTTAGAAGCGTGTATTCGTGAAGCGAATAAAAAAGGGACGAATGCAGAAGAGGCGATTCAAGAAGCGGTGCAAATGCTCGTAAAAAGTCGTTAA
- a CDS encoding alpha/beta-type small acid-soluble spore protein: MPLQNQNQNRSSNQLVAPGAQAAIDQMKYEIAQEFGVQLGPDATSRANGSVGGEITKRLVQMAEQQLGGFQQQ, from the coding sequence ATGCCATTACAAAACCAAAATCAAAACCGTAGTTCTAACCAATTAGTAGCTCCAGGTGCTCAAGCTGCAATTGACCAAATGAAGTATGAAATTGCACAAGAGTTTGGTGTACAATTAGGACCAGATGCTACATCTCGTGCTAACGGTTCAGTTGGTGGCGAAATTACTAAACGTCTCGTTCAAATGGCTGAACAACAATTAGGCGGATTTCAACAACAATAA
- a CDS encoding YlbF family regulator, with amino-acid sequence MSNHLYDIAYGLERALRQNEDFLKLKEMYNQVLADQNANALFTNFRDIQLKLQQKQMTGQEITSDEVQQAQKAAALAQQNEKIAKLIETEQRMSFIIDDLNKIIMKPLDELYGNIQY; translated from the coding sequence ATGTCCAATCATTTGTATGACATAGCGTATGGATTAGAACGTGCGCTACGTCAAAACGAAGACTTTTTAAAATTAAAAGAAATGTACAATCAAGTACTGGCCGATCAAAACGCTAATGCGTTATTTACAAATTTCCGTGATATTCAATTAAAGCTTCAGCAAAAGCAAATGACCGGTCAAGAAATTACATCTGATGAAGTTCAACAGGCACAAAAAGCAGCTGCACTTGCCCAACAAAACGAAAAAATTGCTAAATTAATTGAAACTGAACAACGGATGAGCTTCATTATTGATGATTTAAATAAAATCATTATGAAGCCGTTAGATGAATTGTATGGAAATATTCAATACTAA
- a CDS encoding helix-turn-helix domain-containing protein → MIHRLKQRFPNILIQTNSPSFANDYEWYFSSEENVYFGIPKKDLSQDERELLQLLFNRYTFPMSLVGTANADLWYQLLFQGSDFQKPMDMEAVRFVQFYISSHDYELHDIIDAIRNAVTPNVELLFISPNEGIIVEPLSPLAMSKQDLSSLQSILETDFFFNVRFYFGRFFQLNKYIHQNFQAERQLFQWAKEHVDHKLLTFESIVPMFLMDHIPPSIRATIFSSVMSILKEDETLHKTVKTYIENQSNASLTAKELYIHRNSLQYRIDKFIEKSGIDIKTFTGAFTVYFAILHDELSKLPETE, encoded by the coding sequence ATGATTCACCGATTGAAACAACGGTTTCCAAATATACTTATTCAAACGAATTCACCTTCTTTTGCCAATGATTACGAATGGTATTTCTCATCAGAAGAAAACGTTTATTTTGGAATTCCGAAAAAAGATTTGTCTCAAGATGAACGCGAACTACTTCAATTGCTATTTAATCGATATACCTTTCCTATGTCCCTAGTCGGAACAGCAAACGCCGACCTATGGTATCAACTACTATTCCAAGGATCTGACTTTCAAAAGCCGATGGACATGGAAGCTGTTCGTTTTGTTCAATTTTACATTTCTTCGCACGATTACGAATTACACGACATCATAGATGCGATACGAAATGCGGTGACCCCAAACGTAGAACTATTATTTATCTCTCCAAATGAAGGAATTATTGTCGAGCCGCTGTCACCTCTCGCTATGTCGAAACAGGATCTATCATCATTACAGTCCATTTTAGAAACGGATTTTTTCTTTAATGTTCGGTTTTATTTTGGCCGTTTTTTTCAGTTAAATAAGTATATACATCAAAACTTTCAAGCCGAACGACAACTATTTCAGTGGGCAAAAGAACATGTAGATCATAAACTTCTCACATTTGAATCAATTGTCCCCATGTTTCTCATGGACCACATTCCTCCATCCATTCGGGCAACCATTTTTTCATCGGTCATGTCCATTTTAAAAGAAGATGAAACTTTGCATAAAACTGTAAAAACGTATATTGAAAATCAATCGAATGCCAGTTTAACGGCAAAAGAATTATATATCCACCGGAACAGCTTACAATATCGCATCGATAAGTTTATTGAGAAATCCGGTATTGATATTAAAACGTTTACAGGAGCATTCACCGTTTATTTTGCTATTCTTCATGATGAACTGAGCAAACTGCCAGAAACAGAATAG
- a CDS encoding HAD family phosphatase, translated as MIYRMLALNVDGTLLQTNGRLNKSTKEAIQYAQSKGIYVTIVSSKHFLAVKRIAKSLKIDNHLVTHQGAYIASELEKPIFVRRLSDQTVRDLVQLIDSYPCQIRLIHEKHALATNPEKSKPLLAKSIFTPAISFFYSIKYTDTILEDLETQPMDACQLEIAFHSKKDLHECRRMVENSFHEVDCVLSNDHQLHIVPKGISKLRGLMYLCDRLGMTMSEVVMIGSGLDDQPCIECSGLGVAMGDAPQEVKRSADWITRSADENGVAYVVKELFRKQQPIEFLKKLNVIKK; from the coding sequence ATGATCTACAGGATGTTAGCGTTGAATGTGGATGGAACGTTACTACAGACGAACGGTCGTTTAAATAAATCTACAAAAGAAGCGATTCAATACGCCCAAAGTAAAGGCATTTATGTAACGATCGTTTCTTCCAAGCATTTTCTTGCCGTCAAACGAATTGCCAAGTCATTGAAAATTGATAACCATTTAGTTACCCATCAAGGGGCTTACATTGCATCTGAACTTGAAAAACCTATTTTTGTCCGTCGGTTAAGTGATCAAACGGTAAGAGACCTTGTCCAACTAATCGATTCCTATCCGTGCCAAATTCGCCTCATTCATGAAAAACACGCTCTAGCAACGAATCCTGAAAAATCAAAGCCTCTCCTAGCAAAATCCATTTTCACCCCAGCCATTTCCTTTTTCTATTCGATTAAGTACACTGATACAATACTAGAGGATTTAGAGACCCAACCGATGGACGCTTGCCAACTTGAAATTGCGTTCCATTCCAAAAAAGATTTACACGAATGTCGACGAATGGTAGAGAACTCGTTTCATGAAGTGGATTGCGTTCTTTCCAATGACCATCAGTTACACATCGTGCCAAAAGGAATCAGTAAGCTGCGTGGATTAATGTATTTATGCGACCGATTAGGCATGACCATGTCGGAAGTAGTGATGATTGGTTCAGGATTAGATGATCAACCATGCATCGAATGCAGCGGTTTAGGAGTCGCTATGGGGGATGCACCGCAGGAAGTGAAGCGTTCAGCCGATTGGATTACGCGCTCAGCAGATGAAAATGGAGTCGCGTATGTGGTAAAAGAACTGTTTCGTAAGCAACAACCGATTGAATTTTTGAAGAAGTTGAACGTGATAAAAAAGTAA